A window of Chryseobacterium aquaeductus genomic DNA:
TGAACTCGTGCTTACCGATTTTCAGTCCGGAAAAGCTTATATCGTAGTTTCTTAACTTGTCCATAAAATGAGTGTGCAAAAATATGCATTTATTTTAATATTACAAATAAAATGTATAACAAAAATTAATTTTAATTCTGTTTACTCAAAGATCCTTATAAATTTAATCAGTATACAGGCGTTTTTGTCTGTCTGATTGATCTGATGACATTTCAATAAACCTTTATAATTCCTTTTCTACAGGCAGATCTTCATCAACTCCATTATCTGAAGGCATTCTTTTCGGTTGCAGACGGTTGCTCATAAGATCTTTGTAATCTTCCCGGTTTTTAAAGATCTTAATTGCAGTAAAGATTGCTTCTGTAAAACTCTGTTCGTCAGCTACATTTCTCCCTGCAATATCGTAGGCTACTCCGTGATCTGGCGAAGTTCTGATAAAAGGTAATCCTGCAGTATAGTTGACGCCTTCTTCATACGCTAACGTTTTGAACGGAGCCAACCCCTGATCATGATACATAGCTAAAACAGCATCGAAGCTTTTATATTTGCTAGGTTGAAAGAAACTGTCTGCCGGAAATGGTCCGAAAGCCAAAATTCCCTGATCTGAAAGTTCTTTAATTGCCGGGGAAATGATTTCTATCTCTTCATTTCCGATTACGCCGCCGTCTCCGGAGTGAGGATTCAAACCTAAGACAGCAATTTTTGGTTTAGATATAGAAAAATCTTCAATCAAAGTTTGATTTAAAGCTCGGATTTGTTTTTTGATTTTTTCTTTAGAAATATTTTCAGCAACCTGAGAAATTGGAATATGATGAGTAGAAACAGCAACTTTCAAACCTTCCGTAACTAAAAACATCAAACCTTTTTTGTTGAATTTTTCCTCAAAATATCCTGTATGCCCTGCGTGTTTGAAGCCCATTTTCACCATTTCATCTTTATTGATAGGTGCAGTCACCAAAACATCAATTTCTCCTTTTATCAAAGCTTCGGTTGCAGCTTCTAACGAGTCAATTGCCAATTTTGTAGATTCTTCACTTGGTTTTCCCAATTCTACGGTAGAATTATCTTTTACAAGATTGACCATATTGAGTTTGCCGTTTTGAGCTTGTGAAGTTTCGGTGATATAATTGAAATTGAGATTGAGTTTAAATATATTCTTCTGATAGGTAAAAAGTTTTCCTGAGCCGAAAATAATTGGGGTGAAAAAATCTGTGATGGTTTTGTCTTTCAGAGATTTCATGATGATTTCGGGGCCTATGCCGTTGAAGTCACCAATTGAAATTCCTACTCGTACTTTATGGTTTTTTGGGCTCATTTTGATTATCTTTGAAGATTATAATTTTACAAATTTAGCAAAAAATAATATGTTCACAGGAATTATTGAAGCAGTAGGAGTTATTGAAAAAATCGAAAAAACCGGCAGCAATATTAATTTTACACTAAGCTGTCCGTTTACCAATGAGTTAAAAGTCGATCAAAGTCTCGCTCATAATGGCTGCTGCCTTACTGTGGTGGAGATTTTCGAAAACAAATATGTGGTTACTGCCATCGATGAGACCTTAGAAAAAACAAATCTGGGAAGATGGGAAGTGGGAAGTGTTGTCAATCTTGAACGTTGTATGATGATGAACGGAAGACTAGATGGACACATTGTCCAGGGGCACGTAGACCATACTGGTGAAATAATTGATATCGAAAACAAAGATGGCAGCTATTTTGTTACTGTACAGTATAATTCAGAGGGTAGTTTCGTTACGGTGCCACAAGGTTCTATTACTGTAAACGGAATTAGTCTTACCGTCGCCAAAAGCGAAGATTTTCAGTTTTCGGTTGCAATCATCCCTTATACTTGGGAATTTACGAATATGAAAAATCTTCAAAAAGGTGATAAAGTAAACCTTGAATTTGATATCGTAGGTAAATACATTGCTAAATTAATTAACAAACAGAATGTCGTTTAATAAATATAAAGGATATAGTTTAAGAAACCGGGTTTTCTTTGGTTTTTTGCTCGTATGTCTTTTAAGTGTTGCTGCTTCTTCATTGGTTCCTTACTTTGTTTTGAGAAATAACTCTCTGCAACAAAGTAAAATCGATATGCAGGAGAAAACCAACGCTGTGATGAGATTTTTGGATTATGCAGTAAGTTTGTCAACCGTAAGTACAGCAGAACTTCCTGTTGTTTTGAAAAATAAAATTTTTGAAATTGCAGATATTAATCAACACGATATTATTATTTATGACTTACAGGGAAATTATTTACTTTCAAATAAAGATGAAAATTTAGTCGATAAGAAGAAAATTCCTATTAAAATCCTCAACAAATTGCTTTCTTCTGAAGCAAGATATGATGTAAGAGGTTACGATGCTTCAAAAGATGCAGTTTTTACTTCATCATATTTGGTGCTCAAAAATAATATGCTCGAGCCCGTAGGCATTATTTACATTCCCTTATACCATAACGAATCTGCATACCTTGATGTTCTTCACAAATACGTTGTTTATATTTTAATAGTTGATATTTTGCTCATCGTTTTCAGTATATGGCTGAGTTGGGTAACTTCTGCAAATCTTGCAAAAAATATCACTAAATTTTCTGATATGATTACCAGAATTACGCTTTTTGAGAACGAAATGCGTCCGATAAAATATTATAAAAATGATGAGCTTAATGCTTTGGCGAGAGCTTATAATAGGATGATTCTTCAAATTCAGGATCAGAAAGAGCGATTGCGATTCAAAGCTTCTGAAGAGGCCTGGCGTGAGATGGCAAAACAAGTCGCTCACGAAGTCAAAAATCCTTTAACACCGATGAAACTCACCATTCAAAATTTTGAACGAAAGTTTGATCCTCAAGATCCTAACATCAATGAAAAAGTAAAAAAACTAAGTAAAACGATGGTTGATCAGATTGACCTGATTGCTACTGTAGCGTCAGCTTTTTCCGAATTTGCCAAACTTCCGGAAAAAAATAATGAAGTAATCAATTTGAATTCTGAAATTGATGATATTCTAAGAGTTTTCAATGATGATCAGATATTTGTGCATTCTAATAAGAGCAATGTCATGATCAATATGGATCGGATTTATCTTTCAAGGATTATTACGAATCTGGTAACCAATGCAAAGCAGGCGCAAAGTGATGATCGTGATCTTCTCGTCAACGTTGATATAGAACAGCATCAGAGAAAAGTTATCATTTCTGTGCAGGATAACGGAGTCGGAATTGCTGAAAATATGTATGACAGGATTTTTGAACCTAATTTTACTTCAAAAAACAGCGGAATGGGGCTTGGCTTATCGATGGTGCGAAAGATGGTTGAAGATTACAAAGGTCAGATTACCGTAAAATCCGAAGTGCGAAAAGGATCTACATTTATCATTACACTCCCTACCAATCTTTAGTGAAGTCTTTTAAGTTTAAACAGTTTGAGATTCAACAGTCAACCGATGTTTTTCGCGTTGGAACAGACGGTGTTCTGCTTGGCGCCTTGGCGAATGTAGATTTTGCTGAAAATATCTTAGAAATAGGTACAGGAACGGGTTTGATTTCTTTAATGCTTTCCCAAAGGAATTTGAATGCGAAATTTTTAGGAATTGATATTAACGAAGAAGCTGTAAATCTAACGAAACTTAATTTTCAAAACTCTCCATATTATTTAAGATTACAAAATATTCTTCAGGATTTTAAAACTTTTGAAACTGATGAGAAATTTGATTTAATTGTTTCTAATCCACCATATTTTGAAGAAAGCCTTTCAAGCAAAGATGTTGTTGCAAGGCAAACAGTTGAGTTAAATTTCCATCAACTGATCTCAAAATCTTCGCAATTACTTTCTGCAAAAGGTATTTTCTCTGTCATCATTCCTTATGAAGTAGGTGATGGTTTTATTGAAATAGCAAAAGAAAATCAATTATTTCTCAACCGAAAAGTTAATATTTGCGGAATTGAAAATTCAAAAGTAAAAAGATTGATTTTGGAATTTTATTTAACAGAAAATGTTTTGGAAGAATCTGATTTTATTATAGAAAAAAGTCCGAGAAAATACTCGGACCAATATCTTGAACTCACAAAGGAGTTTCATGTTTTTGGTAAGTAATTTTATCAGAAAATAATTTATTTTTGAACCATTAAGAACATTTAAGGAGTTGAGGTTAGTTAAGAAAAATCAAAGATTTTAATTGCAAAAGAGAAGCAACTTAATATTTCTTAACTCCTTAAGGATTTCTTAATGGTTTAATTTTTTTATTCAAATAATTCCGCTGTATCAAGTACAGAAACTTTACCATCTTCACATCTGATTGCTTCTCCCGGGAAATTCTGAATCATGTGATAATCATGCGTTGCCATTACAACAGCAGCTCCATTTTCAGCGGCAACTTGTTTCAGGAGAGTCATGATTTCGTTAGAAGTTTCAGGATCGAGATTTCCTGTTGGCTCATCGGCTAAGATCAGATCTGGATGATTTAATAAGGCTCTTGCAATTGCAATACGCTGTTGTTCGCCTCCTGAAAGTTCATGCGGCATTTTGTGCTTCTTTCCTTTCATATTTACGCTGGAAAGTACTTCGTTGATGCGCTCGTCCATTTTTGTTTTATCGCTCCAACCGGTAGCTTCCAAAACGAATTTTAGATTTTTCTCAACAGTTCTGTCAGAAAGCAATTGGAAATCCTGAAAAACGATTCCCAGTTTTCTTCTCAGATTGGGTACTTCAGAGGCTTTTAATTTAGCCAAATCAAAACCAACCACTTCACCATGTCCTGCAACCAATGGAATGTGTCCGTATAAAGTTTTCAGAAGTGAGCTTTTCCCGGAACCTGTTTTCCCGATAAGATAGCAGAATCTACCTTTCTTGATGTTTAAATTAACATCAGTAAGCACAGTAAAATTTTTCTGGGTAATTTTTGCGTGCTGCAGATTGATGATATTGTCTCCGGATATATTTGTATGTGGCATAAATTCAATTTTTAGAGGCTTTTTCCAAAAAGTTTTTTCAGATTTTAAAAATAGAAAAAAGAAGCTTTATAAACCTAAGATTTAGGAAAATTTAACAACAAAAAATGCTTGAAAAAACTTATTTTCAAGCATAATCTGTATATTGTAAGTTAAGAATTATCTCTTAGCTCTTGCAGAACTAACTGTAAGGCTTTTTCTACCTTTAGCTCTTCTCGCTGCCAAAACTCTTCTTCCGTTTGGCGTAGACATTCTTTCTCTGAAACCGTGTTTGTTTCTTTTCTTTCTCTCTGATGGCTGGAACGTTCTTTTACTCATTACTATATATTTTAGTCGTAATTATCTATTAATTTTCAGGTTGCAAATATATGTATATTTTTATAAAGTGCAAATATAATCTTAAATTATTTTAATGAAATATCAGGTTCAGAAAATGAAGATAAGGATCGGTATTTATACTTTTTAAAGATTCATCCGTATAAAAACTTTATCTTTGGAAACTCAAAATTTATACAAAATGTTTACACCTGCCGAACTTCTAGAAATCAATCAGCTTCTTATTCCGAAGAATAAAATCGTCATCCTTACTCATTATAATCCTGATGGTGATGCGGTTGGTTCAAGTTTAGGTCTTAAACATTATCTTCGTGCAAAAGGTATTGACGCTGAAGTGGTAACGCCAAATGATTTTCCGAAGTTTCTGAAATGGATGCCAGAAGCAAAGAAAATTATCATCGGAGCATACAAAAGAAAAATGGCCTTTGATCTGATCAACGATGCAGATGTTATTTTCTGTTTAGATTTTAATTCTCCAGCAAGAATCGGACTTTTGGGTGACTGGTTGATGAGAGCGAAAGCAAAGAAAATTCTTATCGACCACCATCAGCAACCGGAAGATTTCGATTTTGTGTATTCAGACACGGTCATTCCTGCAACTTGTCAGATGATTTATCATTTTATTGAAGCAATGGATGATGAAGATTTGGTGAATAAGGAAATCGCCGAATGTCTTTACACAGGAATCATGACTGATACAGGAGGTTTCCGTTTTCGATCTACAAGCGCAGACACGCATAGAATTGTAGCAAATTTGATCGAGAAAGGAGCAGATCCGTCTGTGATCACTTCAAATACTTGGGACACCAATACGGTTTCCCGTCTGCATTTATTGGCGCTCGTTTTAGGTAGAATTGAAGTGGTAAATGATGGTAAAATAGCCGTATTATCGTTGACGAGAAAGGAGCTTTTGGAGTATGGTTTCCAAAAAGGAGATACAGAAGGTTTTGTAAATTACGGTCTTAGCATTGTAGGTGTAAGGATGTCTGCGTTCTTTATGGAAGATCTGTACGAAGATTTCATTAAAATTTCTTTCAGAAGTAAAGATGATGTAGACGTTAACCAATTTTCAAGAAAATATTTCAACGGTGGTGGTCATATTAACGCAGCGGGCGGAAGATCTGACGAATCTTTGGCAGATACGATTGAAACGTTCAAAGGGAGAGTGGAAGAGGAAAATTTGTAGTTAGTTAGTTTTTAACTTATTGCTGAAAAACTACAAAACTGATACTTTCGAATATCCTTTTTCCTCAAGCTCTTTACAGGTGTAATCATAGACTTCAGAAAACATATCATCCAGAAATTTTTTGTTGAACAAACTGAATTTTGTCATTTTCGGTGGATCAAGAAAAATATCACAGTATTTAGCTTTAGAATAAACAGATTTGGCAATAGCAAGGTGAAGAATACGATCAAATTCTTTCATTAAACTCATATTTTCTAATCCGTCATAGCTGATAGAATTTACGTGTGAACCGATCAGGAAATCGCATTTATCAATAATGGGTTCTATCGGAAGGTTATCAAGAACGCCTCCGTCAACATAAACTTTCTCGCCTATCCGAACTGGTGGTAAGACAAAAGGAACACTAGATGACGCCAAAAGCGGACCGAACAATTCGCCTTCGGAAAAAAAGTCTACAATGCCATGCGTCATCTCTGTAGCTGCAACGTATACCGGAATTTTCAGCACTTTAAAATCGTCTTCTGGGAAATGTTCCATCAATAATTTTAAGATAAACTTTGAACTAAAAATCCCGTTTCTGGAAAGTTTTAAATAGGAACGAGAAAAAAAAGTAGTTTTTTTTACTATTTCCATCATTTCATCCGGGGATGTTCCTATAGAGTAGAATGCTGCAACAATAGATCCAGCACTGGTTCCTGAGATAATGTGAGGCTTCAGATTATATTCTTCTAATGCTTTGAGAACCGCTATGTGGGCAATTCCGCGCATCCCGCCGCCCGATAATGTAATACCTATAATTGGTTTCTTTTTTTTGAAAGAGAATAATCCCATTTGAAATTTTAATCTGTACTAAGTTACGTGATTTTAGATGAAATATTAAGGTTCATCACATTCAGAATCAATTTTAATGAAGAGTGATTCAAATTCTCTGTTCATTTTTTCGTCATGCGAAGGTCTTCTCACATCAGCATTGGCAGAGTTTCCCCATCCAAACGTAATCAGATCTATCGTTGCATATTCTTTCCAGTCTGTAGATTGAAGATGATTCTCAAAAATACCCATGACATTTTGAGGATTTCCATTGGCTTTACTCATGGTTATTCTTAATTTTTTCCATTCGGCAATCTGATCGGTGTCGTTAGAATTCAGTGCTTTAGCAAAATTCTGACAATTTTTTGTAAATGTATTGTTTAATAAAACTGCAGGATTAGAATATGCTTCGATTTGAATTTTCTTCTTTTCATAGTCCTGAAGAAGCTCTTGATAATGCATTTTCTTGATATTTTGCCAATAAGGAACATTTACAATCTTTAAATTTTCGAGCTCTTTTTTTCTTTCGATAAAATCTCCGTCAAGTTTTGCCAATATTTTGTCTTTATCACGTCTGATTTCCCTTAAATCTTTGAGATCAAAAACGGATGGCGTACTCAATGATGAAGCAGACCATCGAAACCAAAGCTTGTAAGTTCCATCTATTTCGTCACGAGAATATTTTGCTGAGTCATAATAACCTTTATTGTTACAAAGCTCTGTAACGAAAGCATAAATTTCAGGTTGTTTTTGCTGAAGTGTTAAAGAATCTTTCACAGGTTTTTCTGTGACAGCAATGGTATCTTTATGTTGAATACCAGCAACCATAGATTCTTTTTTGCAACTGATTATTAAACATAAAAGTGCGGAAAATATCCAGATTTTCATAGTAGATTTTTACAGCAGAAACTTTTTCGGAAGATGATGAAGCAATTCTGTGTTGATGATTTCTGCACAGATGCCTGGCTTTTCCCAGTGCCCGTTGTGTCCGCAATCAAGAATATATGATTTGATATTGGTTCTGTCCGGAAGATTGTTGATGGTTTTGTCGGTTTTTACTGCATTGTCATGTTTTCCTGCAATGACTACAATTTTGGCTTCTAAATTTTCAAGAATATGCTTTTTGTCGGTTCTTTCTACCATTCCTTTTACACTGGCTAAAGCACCAAGATTATTGGTGGAAAGTGCGATATCTAAGGCAATTTCTATTTTTCCTTCGAGAACATCTCTTTCATTTTGATTGAATAAATTCGGAATTCCGGCTCGTACGTAATGCGGAAATGCATCTTTAATGATTCTGTAGCTTTTTATTCTTTGCTCTTTTTTCTCCTCGTCATCAGCAAAATAAGTCGAAAAAAATAAAGTTAAACTTTTTAGATTTTCAGGAAATTTTTCGGCAAATGCTAAAGAGGTGTAGCCGCCCATCGAGTGACCCAAAAGATGAAATTTGTCTAATTTTTCGTGATCTACAACTTTTTTCACTTCGTCAGCCATGAGTTCCATGGTGTGAACTTCTCCTAAAATGTCAGATTTTCCGTGACCGGGAAGATCAATCTTTATTAAAGTAAAATCTTTAGAAAGATGAGGTTCCATGTCATCCCAAATACTGAGGTTCTCCATAAAACCGTGAAGCAAAACCAAATTTTCCTTTCCGTTACCTTTCTTTTCGAAGTTGAGCATAGTTTAGATTTAAAAATGAATATCAATATGATCTACAAAACCCGAACCATTTACCATATCCTGGAGTCTGTACGTTTTTCCGCCATCTTTAGACATAAATGTTTTCGTGCCTTTTCTGGTATATGGTTTTCCGCTGTCGTTGTCAGAAATACGTTGGGTGATTTCTCCGGTAAAATTCATGTGTTTCGCAGTGACTACCATCACAAATCCTTTTAAAGTAACAGAGTTTTCACCGGATTTAATATTCCCCGACACAGTATAATTGTCTCTTTCGCCCTCGATTTTTGTGAAGTTTACAGATCCTGATATTCTTGCTGAACTGTCATTTTGGTAAGTCAATTTGTGACTTCCGCTGAAATTTTTAAAACGATTTTCGTTGTTAATACTTTTGATGCTGTCGTTTATTTTTATTCTTTCAGCATTCATAGAATCTACAATTTTTGTACTGTCTCTTTTGTTTTTAGTTTTTTGAGATTCTTTTTTGGAACACGAAAAAGCGAAAATTCCTATAATGGCAATGGCTAAAGTTTTTTTCATTAATTCAATAAGTTTAGATAACCAAATTTAAATAAAAAAGAGCATTATAAAAATGCTCTCTGATTTATTTTGTTACATTGTCGTAAACTTTCTGTTCCCAGGGTTTGATATCGGTAACGCCATATCTTTCTTTTTTAGAAATAGCAACGTTATCAAGTATATCGACGAAATTTTTATAATTTGCATCATCAGTTGGTTTTATGATGATGGTAAAATTTTCTTTAATAGGTGCTTTATCATAAGCCTCGGAAATAATCTTAGAAATTTTCACTCCGCTAAAATCTGTTTCTTTCAAATTTTTTGTGTTTAAAGCATCTGCGGTGCTTTGATGATAAAAAATGCGATCATTTTTGCCTAAAATAAATGTGACTTGATTTTTTTCATCGATTACCACGTTATTTATAGGTTTTGGATTAGGGTCTTTTCCGGGCAATCCCAAATCCATCACATTTGGTTTTGTAAAACTTGCGGTAAACATAAAAAACATTAAGAGTAAGAAATTCAAATCCACCATTGGAGTCATATCTACTTTAATTGTTTTTAATCTGCGTGAAGGTTTTTTACCTTTTTCTTCTTGAGTAATCATTTCAGCCATAATTTAAAGATTTTTAAGTGTAAACAAAGATTCTTTAGTAACTGTAAAAATTTACAACAAAATTCGTACCCGAAATAAAAGAATGATATTAAATACTTATTTTATTTAAATTTTTGTTGTGAAATTAGTGATCCATCTAAAAAAGGCAGTCCTGACGGGAATTTAAATCTGTTCACAAAAAAAGCTCACAACTTTCGAAGTGAGCTATTCTGTTATTAAATTGATTTATTTTTTATTCTTGTAATAGTTGACACCGCATTCTAAGAATTTCTTAAAATCTTCTTTCGGCATATATCCTGAAACCGGTGTGTTGATTACTTTTCCATCAGGCGTGATCAAAACGTAGTGTGGCTGAGAGTTATTATTAAAATTTACCTGTTGGAATAAACTCCATCGGTCACCGATTGTTTTTACTCTTTTTACTTGTCCGTCACCAAGATCGATCTTCGTTTTTTGATCTTCAGGAAGCTCTTCCTTATCATCTACATAAAGAGATGCAAGAACAATATCATTTTGAAGTATCGGTAAAATATCTGGTTCGCTCCATACAAATTCTTCCATTTTACGGCAATTTTCGCATCCGTAACCTGTGAAGTCTACCAAAATAGGTTTGTTTTCTTTTTTGGCTAATTCAATAGCGTTAAAGAAATCATGCTCAGGTTTCATTCCTAAAATTCCGTCTTCTTCATCGTGGAAATAACTTACATTCAATGGTGGCAAAATTCCGCTTAATAATTGAAGTTTTGGTCTTTCTGCAGGAATTAATCCTTGAATAAGATAGATGACAAAACCAATTCCTAAGGCTCCCAAAATCTTTCTTGTCCAGGAGATTTTCGGCTTTTTATCGTCATGTGGAAATCTTATTAATCCGAATAAATATAAAGCCAGACCAATTGCAATTACAATCCAGATCGCAATGAAAAGTTCTCTTTTAATTAAGAATGTTTTTGAAACTAAGTCTGCTTTTGACAAAAATTTCAGAGCTAAAGCTAATTCCACAAAACCTAAAACTACTTTCACCGTATTCATCCATCCTCCTGATTTTGGAAGACTTTGTAAAGCTTGTGGGAACAAGGCTAGAAGTCCGAAAACAATTGCCCATGCAAATCCGAAACCTGCCAGAGCAAACGTCAGCAACATCGGAACATTAGTAGAACCTGTTACCGCGCTTCCCAATAAACTTCCTAAGATTGGACCCGTACAAGAGAACGAAACAATCACTAAAGTCAATGCCATAAAGAAAATTCCAATGATTCCTCCAGCTTCTTCGGCTTTTGAAGATTTGTTGGCAATCGAGCTTGGTAAAGTAATATCGTAATATCCAAAGAAACTTCCTGCGAAGAAAATGAAGATGATAAAGAATACCACATTCAGCCAAACACTTGTAGAAATTTCATTAAAAACATTTCCTGCAATACCATCAATCAGATGGAAAGGAAGACTTAATAAAACAAAGATAATAAGGATAAAAAAACCGTAAATCAATGCGTCTCTTTTTCCTTTTGCTTTGTTTTTATTCCCTTTTGTAAAGAATGAAACCGTTAAAGGAATCATCGGGAAAACGCACGGTGTAAGCAAAGCGATCAATCCACCAATAAATCCTAAGAAAAGATAGGTGTAATAATTTTCAGATGCTTCAATGGTTTTAGTTCCGCAATCTGTTAAAGGTTTTTTGAAATCTATTGATGTTATTTTGAGCTGTTTGGGATCGAGTTTTGAAGTTTCTGTGACTACGATTTCTCCTTTTGCAGGATCTTCAACTGCAGTTTCTGTTGTTTTTACAGAGTCTTTTATCTCTTCAGTTGGTACCACAGCATCTTCTGAAACTCCTTTTGGAGTAATTTTCTGAGTGAATTCTAATGTATTCGGAGCCAGACAAACTCTGTCATCACAGGTCTGATATGTGATTTCAGCAACTACTTCACCTGGTTTTGTGCCGTCTTTTAATTTAAATTTTTGCTTGAAACCTGCGGAATTAGAATAGTAAATAATTGTTCCGCCAAAAGCTTCAGAAAACTCTTCGTGTTTTTTACCAACTTCCTGAAATTTACCTATCAGTTCGATATTTTTCCCCGAAACAATATATTCAGTAGGAATTCCTGTATCTTCAGGAAGATCTCTAGAATAGATATGCCATCCGCTTTCTAAAGTTGCATTCAGAACGGCTTCGTATTGGTTGTTGCCCAATTCATTAACAGTAAATTTGAATTTTACAGGATTTTTGATTTGTGCCGAAAAACCGAAAGTGAGGAAAAGGAAGAGGAGAAACGAAATTTTATAAATCGAAGAGAATCTCATATTTTTATTTTATGTAAATACTATGATACAAAAGTAATTGTTTTTTGCAGATTAATCAACCGAAGAAAGCTTCCTCAGCCTTTTTTCTATGGCAAGATTATTTTTTAAAGCTAAAAATCCCTCTTTGATATCCAAATAAGGAAAACCGGTTTCGTGATTTTGTCTGCTGATTTTTGCCATGATGTTCCAGTGTTTTGTGATTTCTTTCCATGCAAAAAATAAGGAATGTTTCGGGTCGTACATATGCGTTGGTTCGCTTTTAGCACCGTTTATTTCTATGATTGTAAAGCTTTTACCTTCTTGCAGAAGTTCCGGATTTTCAAACATTACATCTAATCTTCCAAAATAAAAACCGTTGACTTGGATGCATATTTCATTTATTTTTTGTTCTAATTTTTCGGTAACGTCACTCGAAATATCAATGAATTTTGCTCCTCTGGTATGACTTCCAAACGGAATGAG
This region includes:
- a CDS encoding ExbD/TolR family protein, with the translated sequence MAEMITQEEKGKKPSRRLKTIKVDMTPMVDLNFLLLMFFMFTASFTKPNVMDLGLPGKDPNPKPINNVVIDEKNQVTFILGKNDRIFYHQSTADALNTKNLKETDFSGVKISKIISEAYDKAPIKENFTIIIKPTDDANYKNFVDILDNVAISKKERYGVTDIKPWEQKVYDNVTK
- a CDS encoding protein-disulfide reductase DsbD family protein, whose product is MRFSSIYKISFLLFLFLTFGFSAQIKNPVKFKFTVNELGNNQYEAVLNATLESGWHIYSRDLPEDTGIPTEYIVSGKNIELIGKFQEVGKKHEEFSEAFGGTIIYYSNSAGFKQKFKLKDGTKPGEVVAEITYQTCDDRVCLAPNTLEFTQKITPKGVSEDAVVPTEEIKDSVKTTETAVEDPAKGEIVVTETSKLDPKQLKITSIDFKKPLTDCGTKTIEASENYYTYLFLGFIGGLIALLTPCVFPMIPLTVSFFTKGNKNKAKGKRDALIYGFFILIIFVLLSLPFHLIDGIAGNVFNEISTSVWLNVVFFIIFIFFAGSFFGYYDITLPSSIANKSSKAEEAGGIIGIFFMALTLVIVSFSCTGPILGSLLGSAVTGSTNVPMLLTFALAGFGFAWAIVFGLLALFPQALQSLPKSGGWMNTVKVVLGFVELALALKFLSKADLVSKTFLIKRELFIAIWIVIAIGLALYLFGLIRFPHDDKKPKISWTRKILGALGIGFVIYLIQGLIPAERPKLQLLSGILPPLNVSYFHDEEDGILGMKPEHDFFNAIELAKKENKPILVDFTGYGCENCRKMEEFVWSEPDILPILQNDIVLASLYVDDKEELPEDQKTKIDLGDGQVKRVKTIGDRWSLFQQVNFNNNSQPHYVLITPDGKVINTPVSGYMPKEDFKKFLECGVNYYKNKK